A stretch of Palaemon carinicauda isolate YSFRI2023 chromosome 36, ASM3689809v2, whole genome shotgun sequence DNA encodes these proteins:
- the LOC137628847 gene encoding uncharacterized protein isoform X3 — MDSKSTYEQYLKMLFRNFDLWINSLSVTKDYEVLRNIIVCDQFMSTLPKEMRLFLKERKPRTPEDYSSLADTYASAHKCYPKDEQKSFRHNANLSSSSDKISVSEKPEKTSSSRPGKIACYGCGQSGHISRNCPNKVPKKKSESSLEIGQVLDNTGVCGPMVCGTVNGVTVSTILRDTGCTGVVVSEDLIPEPGTNCSYSTLIDYLGRKDRFPIFKIYLKCNLFTGWVDAVRAPIKYCTVLLGNIPGVQDHNLFPLKNTDSSIDVKAVTRAQVKRRNIVHPLALPEPFDISIDHESFLREQQNCKALKYAREMSQSGDVKRCKNGLQYEFVMRNGLLYRKIQKCKKPQLLGKEQLVVPVKCIKLVLRLAHDIPVSGHFSHRKTFNKINEIFWWQGMTSDIYKYCKSCDVCQKSSLVGKVKKAQMVKLPVISTPFYRVAIDLVGPISPPSEAGHRYILTMVDYASSFPEAVALKNITSEDIAETLISIFSRVGVPKEILSDRGPQFRSELMLQVHKLLGVKPLFSTPYHPAANGRIERQHQILKSILKKICELKHNQWHRFLPAALFAMREIPSDTTGFSPFEILYGRQVRGPLTILKELWTNSDMSAGETDLYSFVLELREKLSDVSDLAVQNMNISSSTYKSYFDLKSSKRRFKADDEVLLLIPEKQGKLQFSWRGPYKIIDKHGPVDYWVNVEDKPGKTSLQEHNIKIKTTETFVHFDCEPMPSFEQDLHKFADFMYITELDICKAYHQIPLTPESRKYTAFSTNLGLMQYVRLPFGLSTACATYIRLMRQVLKGLFFVVCYFDNIFIVSKDWKIHMADLETVILRLQEAGLTAKPGKCFLGYEEIQYLGYVINKRGIFPQQDKIGAILDMPAPTTKKQLRSFIGSVNFYGRFIPNLSDKLIHLTKFLKKGSSEKFNFDEDALCKFNELKSCLTSPPILQVPDLNNIFCLRTDASSTGLGAVLLQYIDGEPYPVAFGSKKLLPPETRYAAIERECLAIVWGIKKFEYYLMGRKFLLESDHKPLMYLETSKSSNDRLMRWSLALQVYSFSVVHVKGTNNIFADLLSRG; from the exons atggaTTCCAAGAGCACATATGAACAATATTTGAAGATGTTATTTCGAAATTTTGACTTATGGATAAATAGTCTTAGTGTAACGAAAGACTACGAAGTTTTGAGAAACATTATAGTCTGTGATCAGTTCATGTCTACTTTACCTAAGGAAATGCGTCTTTTTCTTAAGGAGCGTAAACCTAGAACTCCAGAGGATTATTCATCATTGGCAGACACATATGCTTCAGCACACAAATGTTACCCTAAAGATGAGCAGAAGTCCTTTAGGCATAATGCGAATTTATCTAGTTCCAGTGACAAGATCAGTGTGAGTGAGAAACCAGAGAAAACTAGTTCGTCACGTCCTGGTAAGATTGCATGTTACGGTTGTGGTCAGAGTGGACATATTTCGAGAAACTGTCCTAACAAGGTACCCAAAAAGAAATCTGAATCTTCTCTTGAGATAGGTCAAGTTCTGGATAACACTGGAGTATGTGGACCTATGGTATGTGGAACAGTGAATGGTGTTACAGTATCTACAATACTTAGAGATACAGGTTGTACAGGAGTAGTGGTATCAGAGGATTTGATTCCTGAGCCTGGAACAAATTGTTCATATTCtactcttattgattatttgggcaggaaggacagattccctattttcaagatttatttgaaatgtaatctctttacAGGTTGGGTTGATGCTGTTCgggctccaataaagtactgtactgtcttattaggcaatattccaggtgtacaggaccataatttgtttcctctgaaaaatacggattcttccatTGACGTAAAAGCCGTAACAAGAGCACaggtaaaaaggagaaatattgttCACCCTCTTGCTTTACCAGAACCATTTGATATATCCATTGATCATGAATCTTTTCTTAGAGAACAGCAGAATTGCAAAGCTTTGAAATATGCAAGAGAAATGAGTCAGTCTGGAGATGTCAAACGTTGCAAGAATGGTTTGCAGTACGAGTTCGTGATGAGAAATGGACTTCTctacaggaaaatacagaaatgtaaaaagcctcagttactgggaaaggaacagttggttgtaccagttaaatgcataaaattagttttgcgccttgcacatgatattccggtaagtggacatttttctcataggaaaacctttaataagattaatgaaattttctggtggcagggtatgacgtctgacatatataaatattgcaaatcttgtgatgtatgccaaaaatcttcccttgttggaaaagtaaagaAGGCTCAGATGGTTAAATTACCAGTGATCTCTACGCCATTTTATAGAGTTGCTATTGACTTAGTGGGCCCGATTTCTCCTCCTAGTGAAGCAGGGCATAGATATATTTTGACTATGGTAGATTATGCTTCAAGCTTCCCGGAAGCAGTTgctttgaagaacataacatctgaagacattgcagaaaccttaatatctattttttccagagTGGGAGTGCCGAAGGAAATTCTTTCTGACAGAGGACCACAATTTCGATCAGAACTTATGTTGCAAGTACACAAGTTATTAGGAGTGAAACCTCTTTTCAGTACCCCCTAtcatcctgctgccaatggaagaatagaaaggcaacaccagattttaaagagtatattaaagaaaatatgtgagttaaaacataatcagtggcatcgtttccttccagcagcactgttcgccatgagggaaatcccaagtgatacaacaggtttctcaccatttgagattttatatgggcgtcaagtgagaggtcccttgacaatattgaaggaactatggacaaattcggatatgtctgcaggggaaactgatctttattcttttgttttggaactacgtgaaaagttgtccgatgtttctgatttggctgttcaaaacatgaatatatcttccagtacatataagtcttattttgatttgaagagtagtaagcgccgatttaaagctgatgatgaagtacttttgcttattccagaaaaacaaggtaaattgcagttctcatggagaggtccatacaagataattgataagcatggtccagttgactactgggtaaacgtagaag ATAAACcaggtaaaacttctttacaagagcataatattaagattaagactACTGAAACCTTTGTTC ATTTTGATTGTGAGCCCATGCCAAGCTTTGAGCAAGATCTTCATAAGTTTGCAGATTTTATGTACATTACAGAACTTGATATCTGCAAAGCATATCATCAGATTCCTCTAACACCAGAAAGTCGCAAGTATACAGCTTTTTCAACTAATCTTGGACTAATGCAatatgtaagattaccttttggccttagcacAGCTTGTGCTACGTATATTAGATTAATGAGGCAAGTATTGAAAGGTCTTTTTTTTGTAGTTTGCtattttgataatatctttatTGTATCCAAAGACTGGAAAATTCATATGGCAGATTTGGAAACAGTCATATTGCGACTGCAAGAAGCAGGATTAACTGCTAAACCAGGAAAGTGTTTCCTCGGTTATGAAGAGATACAATATTTAGGATATGTAATCAACAAAAGGGGTATTTTTCCTCAACAGGATAAAATTGGAGCTATTTTGGATATGCCTGCTCCCACTACAAAGAAACAGTTACGAAGCTTTATTGGATCTGTAAATTTTTATGGTagatttattccaaatttgtcagataaactaattcatcttacgaagtttttgaagaagggtagttcagaaaaatttaattttgatgaagATGCATTGTGCAAATTTAATGAACTGAAATCTTGTCTAACTTCTCCTCCGATTCTTCAGGTGCCTGATctaaataacattttctgtttgagaacggatgcatcgtctacaggtctaggagcagttttgctgcagtatatagacggtgaaccttatccagtagcattcggaagcaagaaacttcttccccccgagactcgatatgcagctatcgagcgagaatgcttggccatagtatggggaataaagaagtttgagtactacttaatggggagaAAATTCCTCTTGGAAAGTGATCATAAGCCACTCATGTATTTAGAGACTTCAAAGTCTAGTAATGATAGACTAATGCGTTGGTCTTTGGCATTACAAGTTTATTCTTTCTCTGTTGTTCATGTGAAGGGTACCaataatatatttgctgatttgttaagtagaggttaa
- the LOC137628847 gene encoding uncharacterized protein isoform X4, with amino-acid sequence MDSKSTYEQYLKMLFRNFDLWINSLSVTKDYEVLRNIIVCDQFMSTLPKEMRLFLKERKPRTPEDYSSLADTYASAHKCYPKDEQKSFRHNANLSSSSDKISVSEKPEKTSSSRPGKIACYGCGQSGHISRNCPNKVPKKKSESSLEIGQVLDNTGVCGPMVCGTVNGVTVSTILRDTGCTGVVVSEDLIPEPGTNCSYSTLIDYLGRKDRFPIFKIYLKCNLFTGWVDAVRAPIKYCTVLLGNIPGVQDHNLFPLKNTDSSIDVKAVTRAQVKRRNIVHPLALPEPFDISIDHESFLREQQNCKALKYAREMSQSGDVKRCKNGLQYEFVMRNGLLYRKIQKCKKPQLLGKEQLVVPVKCIKLVLRLAHDIPVSGHFSHRKTFNKINEIFWWQGMTSDIYKYCKSCDVCQKSSLVGKVKKAQMVKLPVISTPFYRVAIDLVGPISPPSEAGHRYILTMVDYASSFPEAVALKNITSEDIAETLISIFSRVGVPKEILSDRGPQFRSELMLQVHKLLGVKPLFSTPYHPAANGRIERQHQILKSILKKICELKHNQWHRFLPAALFAMREIPSDTTGFSPFEILYGRQVRGPLTILKELWTNSDMSAGETDLYSFVLELREKLSDVSDLAVQNMNISSSTYKSYFDLKSSKRRFKADDEVLLLIPEKQGKLQFSWRGPYKIIDKHGPVDYWVNVEDFDCEPMPSFEQDLHKFADFMYITELDICKAYHQIPLTPESRKYTAFSTNLGLMQYVRLPFGLSTACATYIRLMRQVLKGLFFVVCYFDNIFIVSKDWKIHMADLETVILRLQEAGLTAKPGKCFLGYEEIQYLGYVINKRGIFPQQDKIGAILDMPAPTTKKQLRSFIGSVNFYGRFIPNLSDKLIHLTKFLKKGSSEKFNFDEDALCKFNELKSCLTSPPILQVPDLNNIFCLRTDASSTGLGAVLLQYIDGEPYPVAFGSKKLLPPETRYAAIERECLAIVWGIKKFEYYLMGRKFLLESDHKPLMYLETSKSSNDRLMRWSLALQVYSFSVVHVKGTNNIFADLLSRG; translated from the exons atggaTTCCAAGAGCACATATGAACAATATTTGAAGATGTTATTTCGAAATTTTGACTTATGGATAAATAGTCTTAGTGTAACGAAAGACTACGAAGTTTTGAGAAACATTATAGTCTGTGATCAGTTCATGTCTACTTTACCTAAGGAAATGCGTCTTTTTCTTAAGGAGCGTAAACCTAGAACTCCAGAGGATTATTCATCATTGGCAGACACATATGCTTCAGCACACAAATGTTACCCTAAAGATGAGCAGAAGTCCTTTAGGCATAATGCGAATTTATCTAGTTCCAGTGACAAGATCAGTGTGAGTGAGAAACCAGAGAAAACTAGTTCGTCACGTCCTGGTAAGATTGCATGTTACGGTTGTGGTCAGAGTGGACATATTTCGAGAAACTGTCCTAACAAGGTACCCAAAAAGAAATCTGAATCTTCTCTTGAGATAGGTCAAGTTCTGGATAACACTGGAGTATGTGGACCTATGGTATGTGGAACAGTGAATGGTGTTACAGTATCTACAATACTTAGAGATACAGGTTGTACAGGAGTAGTGGTATCAGAGGATTTGATTCCTGAGCCTGGAACAAATTGTTCATATTCtactcttattgattatttgggcaggaaggacagattccctattttcaagatttatttgaaatgtaatctctttacAGGTTGGGTTGATGCTGTTCgggctccaataaagtactgtactgtcttattaggcaatattccaggtgtacaggaccataatttgtttcctctgaaaaatacggattcttccatTGACGTAAAAGCCGTAACAAGAGCACaggtaaaaaggagaaatattgttCACCCTCTTGCTTTACCAGAACCATTTGATATATCCATTGATCATGAATCTTTTCTTAGAGAACAGCAGAATTGCAAAGCTTTGAAATATGCAAGAGAAATGAGTCAGTCTGGAGATGTCAAACGTTGCAAGAATGGTTTGCAGTACGAGTTCGTGATGAGAAATGGACTTCTctacaggaaaatacagaaatgtaaaaagcctcagttactgggaaaggaacagttggttgtaccagttaaatgcataaaattagttttgcgccttgcacatgatattccggtaagtggacatttttctcataggaaaacctttaataagattaatgaaattttctggtggcagggtatgacgtctgacatatataaatattgcaaatcttgtgatgtatgccaaaaatcttcccttgttggaaaagtaaagaAGGCTCAGATGGTTAAATTACCAGTGATCTCTACGCCATTTTATAGAGTTGCTATTGACTTAGTGGGCCCGATTTCTCCTCCTAGTGAAGCAGGGCATAGATATATTTTGACTATGGTAGATTATGCTTCAAGCTTCCCGGAAGCAGTTgctttgaagaacataacatctgaagacattgcagaaaccttaatatctattttttccagagTGGGAGTGCCGAAGGAAATTCTTTCTGACAGAGGACCACAATTTCGATCAGAACTTATGTTGCAAGTACACAAGTTATTAGGAGTGAAACCTCTTTTCAGTACCCCCTAtcatcctgctgccaatggaagaatagaaaggcaacaccagattttaaagagtatattaaagaaaatatgtgagttaaaacataatcagtggcatcgtttccttccagcagcactgttcgccatgagggaaatcccaagtgatacaacaggtttctcaccatttgagattttatatgggcgtcaagtgagaggtcccttgacaatattgaaggaactatggacaaattcggatatgtctgcaggggaaactgatctttattcttttgttttggaactacgtgaaaagttgtccgatgtttctgatttggctgttcaaaacatgaatatatcttccagtacatataagtcttattttgatttgaagagtagtaagcgccgatttaaagctgatgatgaagtacttttgcttattccagaaaaacaaggtaaattgcagttctcatggagaggtccatacaagataattgataagcatggtccagttgactactgggtaaacgtagaag ATTTTGATTGTGAGCCCATGCCAAGCTTTGAGCAAGATCTTCATAAGTTTGCAGATTTTATGTACATTACAGAACTTGATATCTGCAAAGCATATCATCAGATTCCTCTAACACCAGAAAGTCGCAAGTATACAGCTTTTTCAACTAATCTTGGACTAATGCAatatgtaagattaccttttggccttagcacAGCTTGTGCTACGTATATTAGATTAATGAGGCAAGTATTGAAAGGTCTTTTTTTTGTAGTTTGCtattttgataatatctttatTGTATCCAAAGACTGGAAAATTCATATGGCAGATTTGGAAACAGTCATATTGCGACTGCAAGAAGCAGGATTAACTGCTAAACCAGGAAAGTGTTTCCTCGGTTATGAAGAGATACAATATTTAGGATATGTAATCAACAAAAGGGGTATTTTTCCTCAACAGGATAAAATTGGAGCTATTTTGGATATGCCTGCTCCCACTACAAAGAAACAGTTACGAAGCTTTATTGGATCTGTAAATTTTTATGGTagatttattccaaatttgtcagataaactaattcatcttacgaagtttttgaagaagggtagttcagaaaaatttaattttgatgaagATGCATTGTGCAAATTTAATGAACTGAAATCTTGTCTAACTTCTCCTCCGATTCTTCAGGTGCCTGATctaaataacattttctgtttgagaacggatgcatcgtctacaggtctaggagcagttttgctgcagtatatagacggtgaaccttatccagtagcattcggaagcaagaaacttcttccccccgagactcgatatgcagctatcgagcgagaatgcttggccatagtatggggaataaagaagtttgagtactacttaatggggagaAAATTCCTCTTGGAAAGTGATCATAAGCCACTCATGTATTTAGAGACTTCAAAGTCTAGTAATGATAGACTAATGCGTTGGTCTTTGGCATTACAAGTTTATTCTTTCTCTGTTGTTCATGTGAAGGGTACCaataatatatttgctgatttgttaagtagaggttaa
- the LOC137628847 gene encoding uncharacterized protein isoform X2 produces the protein MDSKSTYEQYLKMLFRNFDLWINSLSVTKDYEVLRNIIVCDQFMSTLPKEMRLFLKERKPRTPEDYSSLADTYASAHKCYPKDEQKSFRHNANLSSSSDKISVSEKPEKTSSSRPGKIACYGCGQSGHISRNCPNKVPKKKSESSLEIGQVLDNTGVCGPMVCGTVNGVTVSTILRDTGCTGVVVSEDLIPEPGTNCSYSTLIDYLGRKDRFPIFKIYLKCNLFTGWVDAVRAPIKYCTVLLGNIPGVQDHNLFPLKNTDSSIDVKAVTRAQVKRRNIVHPLALPEPFDISIDHESFLREQQNCKALKYAREMSQSGDVKRCKNGLQYEFVMRNGLLYRKIQKCKKPQLLGKEQLVVPVKCIKLVLRLAHDIPVSGHFSHRKTFNKINEIFWWQGMTSDIYKYCKSCDVCQKSSLVGKVKKAQMVKLPVISTPFYRVAIDLVGPISPPSEAGHRYILTMVDYASSFPEAVALKNITSEDIAETLISIFSRVGVPKEILSDRGPQFRSELMLQVHKLLGVKPLFSTPYHPAANGRIERQHQILKSILKKICELKHNQWHRFLPAALFAMREIPSDTTGFSPFEILYGRQVRGPLTILKELWTNSDMSAGETDLYSFVLELREKLSDVSDLAVQNMNISSSTYKSYFDLKSSKRRFKADDEVLLLIPEKQGKLQFSWRGPYKIIDKHGPVDYWVNVEDKPGKTSLQEHNIKIKTTETFVRKYYPIPAHLTKDFDDEVQSLLDLGIIEQSSSNYSSPALLVKKKEGNYRLVVDFRTLNAITDFDCEPMPSFEQDLHKFADFMYITELDICKAYHQIPLTPESRKYTAFSTNLGLMQYVRLPFGLSTACATYIRLMRQVLKGLFFVVCYFDNIFIVSKDWKIHMADLETVILRLQEAGLTAKPGKCFLGYEEIQYLGYVINKRGIFPQQDKIGAILDMPAPTTKKQLRSFIGSVNFYGRFIPNLSDKLIHLTKFLKKGSSEKFNFDEDALCKFNELKSCLTSPPILQVPDLNNIFCLRTDASSTGLGAVLLQYIDGEPYPVAFGSKKLLPPETRYAAIERECLAIVWGIKKFEYYLMGRKFLLESDHKPLMYLETSKSSNDRLMRWSLALQVYSFSVVHVKGTNNIFADLLSRG, from the exons atggaTTCCAAGAGCACATATGAACAATATTTGAAGATGTTATTTCGAAATTTTGACTTATGGATAAATAGTCTTAGTGTAACGAAAGACTACGAAGTTTTGAGAAACATTATAGTCTGTGATCAGTTCATGTCTACTTTACCTAAGGAAATGCGTCTTTTTCTTAAGGAGCGTAAACCTAGAACTCCAGAGGATTATTCATCATTGGCAGACACATATGCTTCAGCACACAAATGTTACCCTAAAGATGAGCAGAAGTCCTTTAGGCATAATGCGAATTTATCTAGTTCCAGTGACAAGATCAGTGTGAGTGAGAAACCAGAGAAAACTAGTTCGTCACGTCCTGGTAAGATTGCATGTTACGGTTGTGGTCAGAGTGGACATATTTCGAGAAACTGTCCTAACAAGGTACCCAAAAAGAAATCTGAATCTTCTCTTGAGATAGGTCAAGTTCTGGATAACACTGGAGTATGTGGACCTATGGTATGTGGAACAGTGAATGGTGTTACAGTATCTACAATACTTAGAGATACAGGTTGTACAGGAGTAGTGGTATCAGAGGATTTGATTCCTGAGCCTGGAACAAATTGTTCATATTCtactcttattgattatttgggcaggaaggacagattccctattttcaagatttatttgaaatgtaatctctttacAGGTTGGGTTGATGCTGTTCgggctccaataaagtactgtactgtcttattaggcaatattccaggtgtacaggaccataatttgtttcctctgaaaaatacggattcttccatTGACGTAAAAGCCGTAACAAGAGCACaggtaaaaaggagaaatattgttCACCCTCTTGCTTTACCAGAACCATTTGATATATCCATTGATCATGAATCTTTTCTTAGAGAACAGCAGAATTGCAAAGCTTTGAAATATGCAAGAGAAATGAGTCAGTCTGGAGATGTCAAACGTTGCAAGAATGGTTTGCAGTACGAGTTCGTGATGAGAAATGGACTTCTctacaggaaaatacagaaatgtaaaaagcctcagttactgggaaaggaacagttggttgtaccagttaaatgcataaaattagttttgcgccttgcacatgatattccggtaagtggacatttttctcataggaaaacctttaataagattaatgaaattttctggtggcagggtatgacgtctgacatatataaatattgcaaatcttgtgatgtatgccaaaaatcttcccttgttggaaaagtaaagaAGGCTCAGATGGTTAAATTACCAGTGATCTCTACGCCATTTTATAGAGTTGCTATTGACTTAGTGGGCCCGATTTCTCCTCCTAGTGAAGCAGGGCATAGATATATTTTGACTATGGTAGATTATGCTTCAAGCTTCCCGGAAGCAGTTgctttgaagaacataacatctgaagacattgcagaaaccttaatatctattttttccagagTGGGAGTGCCGAAGGAAATTCTTTCTGACAGAGGACCACAATTTCGATCAGAACTTATGTTGCAAGTACACAAGTTATTAGGAGTGAAACCTCTTTTCAGTACCCCCTAtcatcctgctgccaatggaagaatagaaaggcaacaccagattttaaagagtatattaaagaaaatatgtgagttaaaacataatcagtggcatcgtttccttccagcagcactgttcgccatgagggaaatcccaagtgatacaacaggtttctcaccatttgagattttatatgggcgtcaagtgagaggtcccttgacaatattgaaggaactatggacaaattcggatatgtctgcaggggaaactgatctttattcttttgttttggaactacgtgaaaagttgtccgatgtttctgatttggctgttcaaaacatgaatatatcttccagtacatataagtcttattttgatttgaagagtagtaagcgccgatttaaagctgatgatgaagtacttttgcttattccagaaaaacaaggtaaattgcagttctcatggagaggtccatacaagataattgataagcatggtccagttgactactgggtaaacgtagaag ATAAACcaggtaaaacttctttacaagagcataatattaagattaagactACTGAAACCTTTGTTCGTAAGTATTATCCAATTCCAGCTCATTTAACTAAGGATTTCGATGACGAAGTACAAAGTTTGCTTGATCTTGGAATAATAGAGCAATCATCTTCTAATTATTCATCTCCTGCATTGCTCGTCAAAAAGAAAGAAGGTAACTACAGATTGGTTGTTGATTTTAGAACTTTAAATGCAATTACAGATTTTGATTGTGAGCCCATGCCAAGCTTTGAGCAAGATCTTCATAAGTTTGCAGATTTTATGTACATTACAGAACTTGATATCTGCAAAGCATATCATCAGATTCCTCTAACACCAGAAAGTCGCAAGTATACAGCTTTTTCAACTAATCTTGGACTAATGCAatatgtaagattaccttttggccttagcacAGCTTGTGCTACGTATATTAGATTAATGAGGCAAGTATTGAAAGGTCTTTTTTTTGTAGTTTGCtattttgataatatctttatTGTATCCAAAGACTGGAAAATTCATATGGCAGATTTGGAAACAGTCATATTGCGACTGCAAGAAGCAGGATTAACTGCTAAACCAGGAAAGTGTTTCCTCGGTTATGAAGAGATACAATATTTAGGATATGTAATCAACAAAAGGGGTATTTTTCCTCAACAGGATAAAATTGGAGCTATTTTGGATATGCCTGCTCCCACTACAAAGAAACAGTTACGAAGCTTTATTGGATCTGTAAATTTTTATGGTagatttattccaaatttgtcagataaactaattcatcttacgaagtttttgaagaagggtagttcagaaaaatttaattttgatgaagATGCATTGTGCAAATTTAATGAACTGAAATCTTGTCTAACTTCTCCTCCGATTCTTCAGGTGCCTGATctaaataacattttctgtttgagaacggatgcatcgtctacaggtctaggagcagttttgctgcagtatatagacggtgaaccttatccagtagcattcggaagcaagaaacttcttccccccgagactcgatatgcagctatcgagcgagaatgcttggccatagtatggggaataaagaagtttgagtactacttaatggggagaAAATTCCTCTTGGAAAGTGATCATAAGCCACTCATGTATTTAGAGACTTCAAAGTCTAGTAATGATAGACTAATGCGTTGGTCTTTGGCATTACAAGTTTATTCTTTCTCTGTTGTTCATGTGAAGGGTACCaataatatatttgctgatttgttaagtagaggttaa